A single genomic interval of Macadamia integrifolia cultivar HAES 741 chromosome 6, SCU_Mint_v3, whole genome shotgun sequence harbors:
- the LOC122081513 gene encoding LOB domain-containing protein 19-like — MSKSNGHGGGGPCGACKFLRRKCVKGCIFAPYFDSEQGASHFAAVHKVFGASNVSKLLLSLPVHDRLDAALTICYEALARIKDPVYGCVGHIFALQQQVVNLQAELAFVQAHLSTMELPPQPISPTDQSPACASLLHVFSDNSVPSSGISALLDPMQVQQIWGMGSCWNQAEQDLNNGDLPALAREFVSKYLPEARFRPPDSC, encoded by the exons atgagcaAAAGTAACGGTCATGGTGGTGGTGGGCCTTGTGGTGCTTGCAAGTTCTTACGCCGGAAATGTGTGAAGGGCTGCATCTTTGCACCTTACTTCGACTCAGAACAAGGAGCCTCACACTTCGCAGCGGTGCACAAAGTGTTCGGTGCTAGCAACGTTTCCAAGCTCCTCCTAAGCTTACCAGTCCATGATCGTCTCGATGCTGCTCTTACCATATGTTATGAAGCTTTGGCTCGGATTAAAGATCCTGTTTATGGCTGTGTTGGTCACATCTTTGCTCTTCAACAACAG GTGGTGAATTTGCAGGCGGAGCTAGCTTTTGTTCAAGCTCACCTTTCAACAATGGAGCTTCCACCACAGCCCATTTCTCCAACTGATCAGTCTCCTGCCTGTGCTAGCTTGCTCCATGTTTTCTCAGACAACTCAGTACCTTCTTCTGGTATATCAGCATTGTTGGATCCCATGCAGGTGCAACAGATATGGGGGATGGGGAGTTGTTGGAACCAAGCTGAACAAGATCTGAACAATGGTGATCTCCCGGCATTGGCACGAGAGTTTGTCTCTAAATACTTGCCAGAAGCAAGATTTCGGCCACCAGATTCGTGCTAG